The following proteins come from a genomic window of Gemmatimonadota bacterium:
- a CDS encoding response regulator transcription factor, protein MIRILLADDHALVRSGVRSLLDPLAGLEVVGEAANGREALELARALRPDVVVMDVSMPELNGIDAASALKTTLPGLRVLLLSMHTRDALVSQALNAGVDGYLLKDSVPAELEVAIRAVARGDRYLSPALTRALMQRGGAAGTSGGGGELTPRQREILQLVAEGNSTKVIARKLGLKPKTVENHRAHLMDRLGIRDVPGLVRYAISVGLIQPD, encoded by the coding sequence GTGATCCGGATCCTGTTGGCGGACGACCACGCCCTGGTTCGTTCGGGCGTGCGGTCGCTCCTCGACCCTCTGGCGGGCCTCGAAGTCGTGGGAGAGGCGGCCAACGGCCGGGAAGCGCTGGAACTGGCGCGGGCCCTGCGGCCGGACGTCGTGGTGATGGACGTCAGCATGCCCGAGCTCAACGGGATCGACGCCGCCTCGGCGCTCAAGACCACGCTCCCGGGTCTGCGGGTCCTGCTGCTGTCGATGCATACGCGGGACGCCCTGGTGTCCCAGGCGCTGAACGCGGGCGTGGACGGGTACCTCCTCAAGGACTCCGTCCCCGCGGAGCTGGAGGTGGCGATCCGCGCCGTGGCGCGCGGCGACCGCTACCTCAGCCCGGCGCTCACCCGGGCCCTGATGCAGCGAGGAGGGGCCGCCGGTACCTCGGGTGGTGGGGGTGAGCTCACGCCGCGCCAGCGGGAGATCCTGCAGCTCGTCGCGGAAGGCAACTCCACGAAGGTCATTGCGCGCAAGCTGGGCCTGAAGCCCAAGACCGTGGAGAACCACCGCGCCCACCTCATGGACCGGCTGGGGATCCGCGATGTGCCCGGTCTGGTGCGCTACGCCATCTCCGTCGGGCTCATCCAGCCCGATTGA
- a CDS encoding response regulator, translated as MLADILVVDHQPGARAVLRAILETRGFHVREATGGVEALSEIARRAYTLVITEMCMPELDGIELLLHARTLRPEQKIVTICGSEQFPSAVLLRDSELLGAAGVLSRPFEPEALLELVHQALGTPPPASTLP; from the coding sequence GTGCTGGCAGACATCCTGGTCGTGGACCATCAGCCGGGCGCGCGGGCGGTGCTGCGCGCGATCCTGGAGACACGGGGGTTCCACGTGAGGGAAGCGACCGGCGGTGTGGAAGCCCTCTCCGAGATCGCTCGCCGTGCCTACACGTTGGTGATCACCGAGATGTGCATGCCGGAGCTGGACGGCATCGAGCTCCTGCTCCATGCCCGTACGCTCCGTCCCGAACAGAAGATCGTGACGATCTGCGGCAGCGAACAATTCCCGAGTGCCGTCCTGCTTCGCGACAGCGAGCTGCTCGGCGCTGCGGGCGTGCTTTCCCGACCCTTCGAGCCGGAAGCCCTGCTCGAGCTGGTCCACCAGGCGCTCGGCACCCCTCCTCCCGCTTCGACCCTTCCATGA
- a CDS encoding HD domain-containing protein: protein MTMHGMTPLADVTHAHDGSRRSEVRAWTRTAPIAIASSHTDLVAQVADVLGSEGYLELRISNSLTELAALLAPGHAELVVVDLRDLVGHDADLLEQALFRAGGDAPCVVGLNPGPHRGWPDWVCDPVPLPLDAASFTLRVENLLLTRQLESMLMAGRRLESGRRAEASRAEHQLLRCLARAGEFRNDVSGAHAERVGDLSAMIARALDLDPGWAESLRHAAPLHDLGTLGIPDRVLFKAEPLTPDEFGLMRLHTSIGESILAGAEGPLVDLARSIALNHHERWDGRGYPRGLSGTEIPLEARIAAVADTFDAILHTRDPDVSLADAAGMIAEESEGAFDPAVVTALDRVIAEGLAETLYLYV, encoded by the coding sequence ATGACGATGCACGGCATGACCCCCCTGGCCGACGTCACCCATGCCCACGACGGCTCCCGTCGCTCCGAGGTGCGAGCCTGGACGCGCACCGCTCCCATTGCCATCGCGTCCTCGCACACGGACCTGGTGGCGCAGGTCGCCGACGTGCTGGGTTCGGAGGGGTACCTCGAGCTGCGGATCTCGAACTCCCTCACCGAGCTCGCCGCGCTGCTGGCCCCGGGGCATGCCGAGCTCGTGGTCGTGGACCTGCGCGATCTGGTCGGACACGACGCCGATCTGTTGGAGCAAGCGCTCTTTCGCGCCGGTGGCGACGCCCCGTGCGTCGTGGGCTTGAATCCGGGCCCCCATCGCGGCTGGCCGGACTGGGTCTGTGATCCCGTACCGCTCCCGCTGGACGCGGCCTCCTTCACGCTCCGGGTGGAGAACCTCCTGCTCACACGCCAGCTCGAATCCATGCTGATGGCGGGCCGGCGGCTGGAGTCGGGCCGGCGGGCGGAGGCGTCCCGCGCCGAGCACCAGCTCCTGCGCTGTCTGGCGCGGGCCGGGGAGTTCCGCAACGATGTGAGCGGCGCGCACGCGGAGCGCGTCGGCGATCTGTCCGCGATGATCGCTCGTGCGCTGGACCTGGATCCGGGCTGGGCCGAATCGCTACGGCATGCGGCACCCCTCCACGACCTTGGCACGCTGGGGATCCCCGACCGTGTGCTCTTCAAGGCGGAGCCGCTCACCCCGGACGAGTTCGGCCTGATGCGCCTGCACACGAGCATCGGCGAGTCCATCCTGGCGGGGGCCGAGGGCCCGCTCGTCGATCTGGCCCGTTCGATCGCGCTCAACCACCACGAGCGCTGGGACGGGCGGGGCTATCCGCGAGGCCTGAGCGGCACCGAGATCCCGCTGGAGGCCCGCATCGCCGCGGTGGCGGACACGTTCGATGCGATCCTGCACACGCGCGATCCCGACGTGTCGCTCGCGGATGCGGCGGGGATGATCGCGGAGGAGAGCGAGGGCGCCTTCGACCCGGCGGTCGTGACCGCGCTCGATCGTGTGATCGCCGAGGGTCTGGCCGAGACGCTCTACCTGTACGTCTGA
- the lhgO gene encoding L-2-hydroxyglutarate oxidase, which produces MAVGPVPGAPIPPEWSPFLASPHLLVVGGGIVGLATAWRWLGRHPDGRVTLLEKEPGVARHQTGHNSGVLHSGIYYRPGSLRARNCRAGKALMERFCAEEGLPWEVCGKVIVATDAHERPRLATLLERGQANGVACRPVSGPELRELEPHVAGLEGLHVPEAGIADYGAVAKRLAERIAERGGVIHTGFQVRTLITRGAAVVASGPAGEVAGTIGVACAGLHSDRLAAASGVEPGVRIVPFRGEYFVLRPEARSLCRNLIYPVPDPAFPFLGVHFTRRVDGSVECGPNAVFSFAREGYRRTDLDVRDLGESLAWPGVWRLFGRHWRTGLGEMWRSWSKPAFVRALQRLIPDIEEHHLEEAPAGVRAMALDPGGALVDDFVLRREGRVVHVLNAPSPAATSAFAIGDSVVEAAS; this is translated from the coding sequence GTGGCGGTCGGGCCCGTCCCCGGCGCCCCGATCCCCCCGGAATGGAGCCCTTTCCTGGCCTCTCCGCACCTCCTGGTCGTCGGCGGCGGCATCGTCGGGCTGGCCACCGCCTGGCGCTGGCTGGGGCGCCACCCCGACGGTCGGGTGACCCTGCTCGAGAAGGAGCCTGGCGTCGCGCGCCACCAGACCGGCCACAACTCCGGGGTCCTGCACAGCGGCATCTACTACCGGCCCGGATCGTTGCGCGCCCGCAACTGCCGCGCAGGCAAGGCCCTGATGGAGCGCTTCTGTGCCGAGGAGGGCCTCCCCTGGGAGGTCTGCGGCAAGGTCATCGTCGCCACGGACGCCCACGAACGCCCGCGCCTGGCGACCCTCCTCGAGCGCGGACAGGCCAACGGCGTCGCTTGCCGGCCGGTCTCGGGTCCCGAGCTGCGGGAGTTGGAGCCGCACGTGGCCGGGCTGGAGGGGCTGCACGTCCCCGAGGCCGGGATCGCCGACTACGGCGCGGTGGCGAAGCGGCTGGCGGAGCGGATCGCCGAGCGCGGCGGGGTGATCCACACGGGCTTCCAGGTCCGGACGTTGATCACCCGAGGCGCCGCGGTGGTGGCGAGCGGACCCGCCGGCGAGGTCGCCGGCACGATCGGCGTGGCGTGCGCCGGCCTGCACAGCGACCGTCTGGCGGCCGCTTCAGGCGTGGAGCCCGGCGTCCGCATCGTCCCGTTCCGGGGCGAGTACTTCGTCCTGCGGCCCGAGGCACGGTCGCTGTGCCGCAACCTCATCTATCCGGTACCCGACCCTGCCTTCCCCTTCCTGGGGGTGCACTTCACGCGTCGCGTCGACGGCAGCGTGGAGTGCGGTCCCAATGCCGTGTTCAGCTTCGCGCGGGAGGGCTATCGGCGCACGGACCTCGATGTCCGCGACCTGGGGGAGTCCCTGGCCTGGCCCGGTGTGTGGCGGCTGTTCGGCCGGCACTGGCGCACCGGCCTGGGGGAGATGTGGCGCTCGTGGTCCAAGCCGGCGTTCGTGCGCGCGCTCCAGCGCCTGATCCCGGACATCGAGGAGCACCACCTGGAAGAGGCGCCGGCCGGCGTACGGGCCATGGCGCTCGACCCCGGCGGCGCGCTGGTGGACGACTTCGTCCTGCGCCGTGAAGGACGCGTGGTGCACGTGCTCAACGCGCCGTCTCCCGCAGCCACCTCCGCGTTCGCGATCGGGGACAGCGTCGTCGAGGCGGCCTCCTGA
- a CDS encoding RNA polymerase sigma factor, whose translation MTPTELEAQLRWLHKESWGWALQCCGRVEPDAEDVLQTAYLKVVSGSARFAGRSAFKTWLFGVIRRTALEHHRRTKSLDRRAERFAAEEGRIEAPDHPERDLLRAEDGRALAAALELLSERQREVLHLVFYQDLTIAEAAEVMEVGLGSARTHYERGKARLRTLLQENEAHERPAAGQ comes from the coding sequence ATGACACCCACCGAGCTCGAAGCGCAGCTCCGCTGGCTCCACAAGGAGAGCTGGGGATGGGCGCTACAGTGCTGCGGTCGGGTGGAACCCGATGCCGAGGACGTGCTCCAGACCGCCTATCTGAAGGTCGTGTCGGGTAGCGCGCGCTTCGCGGGTCGCTCCGCGTTCAAGACCTGGCTGTTCGGCGTGATCCGCCGGACGGCGTTGGAGCACCACCGCCGCACGAAGTCGCTAGACAGGCGCGCCGAGCGCTTCGCTGCGGAGGAGGGCAGGATCGAGGCACCGGATCATCCGGAGCGTGACCTGTTGAGAGCGGAGGACGGACGCGCGCTGGCCGCCGCGCTGGAGCTCCTGTCGGAACGGCAACGCGAGGTGCTGCACCTGGTGTTCTACCAGGATCTCACGATCGCGGAAGCCGCAGAGGTGATGGAGGTCGGTCTGGGTTCGGCCCGGACGCACTACGAGCGGGGGAAGGCGCGTCTGCGCACCCTCCTCCAGGAGAATGAGGCACATGAGCGACCCGCTGCGGGACAGTGA
- a CDS encoding periplasmic heavy metal sensor, with amino-acid sequence MSARTRGHFLWTMVAVAAFAVPTSAHAQSPTTEENPLAEVLFEPELVMRHRRAIDLTDEQRDAISRMIQDLQGRIVGLQWELLDEMQSLEEILDRPRIDQDRALDQMERVLETESRIKRTHVELLIRIKNVLRPEQQETLARLRSSDGGGGA; translated from the coding sequence GTGAGCGCGAGGACGAGGGGACACTTCCTGTGGACGATGGTGGCGGTCGCGGCGTTCGCCGTGCCGACGTCTGCGCACGCGCAGTCGCCCACCACCGAGGAGAACCCGCTGGCGGAGGTGCTCTTCGAGCCCGAGCTGGTCATGCGACACCGACGCGCCATCGACCTGACGGACGAGCAGCGTGACGCCATCAGTCGGATGATCCAGGACCTGCAGGGTCGGATCGTGGGGCTGCAGTGGGAGCTGCTCGACGAGATGCAGTCGCTCGAAGAGATCCTGGATCGCCCTCGCATCGACCAGGACCGCGCGCTCGATCAGATGGAGCGCGTGTTGGAGACGGAGTCGCGGATCAAGCGGACGCACGTGGAGCTGCTGATCCGGATCAAGAACGTGTTGCGGCCCGAGCAGCAGGAGACGCTGGCGCGGCTGCGTTCATCGGATGGGGGCGGCGGCGCCTGA